Proteins from a single region of Juglans microcarpa x Juglans regia isolate MS1-56 chromosome 5S, Jm3101_v1.0, whole genome shotgun sequence:
- the LOC121268400 gene encoding pentatricopeptide repeat-containing protein At2g41720 isoform X2, translated as MLGIIGQIRLVVCFLRCKSGGASLMLRLTMLLSMHMVEQPNGVGPCISWKTCSVLLCVFIPPSRSTYNNLINACGSSGNWREALKICKKMTDNGVGPDLVTHNIVLSAYKSGAQYSKALSYFELMKGTNIRPDTTTLNIVIHCLIKLGEYAKAIDMFNSMREKRAECHPDIVTFTSIIHMYSVCGQIENCKAVFNTMLAEGQKPNIVSYNALIAAYASHGMSKEAFAVFNEIKQSGFCPDIVSYTSLLNAYGRSQQPKKAREVFDMIKRNNRKPNLVTYNALIDAYGSNSLLAEAVEVLREMEQDGIQPNVVSICTLLAACGRCGRKVKIDAVLSAAAQRGIKLNKVAYNAAIGSYLNVGEYDKALTLYRSMRKKKVTPDCVTYTVLISGCCKMSKYTEAIYFLDEMMDLNIPLSKEVYSSVICAYSKQGQLKEAEHMFNLMKMAGCPPDVCTYTSMVHAYTAAENWEKACALYEEMETNNILPDTIACSALMRAFNKGGQPSKVLILAEIMREKEIPFGDAIFFEMVSACSMLRDWRTAMDLIKFMEPSFAVVSAGLVNQLLYFLGKSGKTETMLKLFYKIVSSGADVNFNTYSILLKNLLSAGNWRKYIEVLQWMVDAGIQPSNEMYCDISYFSQRSVGVENAATIRERLESLRGKVQNHISVSR; from the exons ATGCTAGGCATAATTGGACAGATCAGGCTCGTGGTTTGTTTTTTGAGATGCAAGAGTGGAG gTGCAAGCCTGATGCTGAGACTTACAATGCTCTTATCAATGCACATGGTCGAGCAGCCCAATGGCGTTGGGCCATGCATATCATGGAAGACATGCTCCGTGCTGCTgtgtgtattt ATCCCTCCTAGTCGGTCAACATATAACAATTTGATCAATGCTTGTGGATCTAGTGGAAATTGGAGAGAAGCTTTGAAGATTTGCAAGAAAATGACAGATAATGGAGTAGGGCCTGATCTTGTGACTCACAATATAGTTTTATCAGCATACAAAAGTGGGGCTCAGTATTCGAAAGCTTTGTCCTATTTTGAGCTAATGAAGGGGACAAACATTCGCCCTGACACAACTACCCTTAACATCGTGATACATTGCCTTATAAAGCTTGGAGAATATGCAAAAGCCATTGATATGTTTAATTCCATGAGGGAGAAGAGAGCAGAATGTCATCCTGATATCGTAACATTCACTAGCATCATTCATATGTATTCTGTATGTGGGCAAATTGAAAATTGCAAGGCCGTGTTCAATACAATGCTTGCAGAAGGCCAAAAACCTAACATTGTCTCTTATAATGCACTGATAGCTGCATATGCTTCACATGGGATGAGTAAAGAGGCATTTGCAGTTTTTAATGAGATAAAGCAGAGTGGTTTCTGCCCAGATATTGTATCTTATACATCTTTACTCAATGCTTATGGAAGATCACAGCAACCTAAAAAGGCCAGGGAAGTATTTGACATGATTAAAAGGAACAACCGGAAACCGAATCTTGTTACCTACAATGCACTGATTGATGCATATGGATCTAATAGTTTGTTAGCTGAAGCAGTTGAAGTCTTACGAGAAATGGAGCAAGATGGGATCCAGCCAAATGTTGTCTCGATATGCACACTGTTAGCTGCCTGTGGACGATGTGGTCGAAAGGTGAAGATTGATGCCGTGCTCTCGGCCGCTGCTCAAAGAGGCATCAAGTTGAACAAAGTTGCATATAATGCAGCTATTGGGAGTTATTTGAATGTGGGGGAATATGATAAAGCTTTAACTTTATATAGATctatgaggaagaagaaagttaCACCAGATTGTGTTACTTACACTGTGTTGATAAGTGGTTGTTGTAAGATGTCAAAATATACTGAGGCgatttattttcttgatgaaATGATGGATTTGAACATTCCTTTGTCCAAAGAGGTCTACTCATCTGTGATCTGTGCCTACAGCAAACAG GGTCAACTCAAAGAAGCAGAACATATGTTCAACTTGATGAAGATGGCTGGTTGTCCTCCTGATGTATGTACATATACTTCAATGGTACATGCATATACTGCTGCAG AGAATTGGGAAAAAGCTTGCGCACTATatgaagaaatggaaacaaatAATATCCTACCTGATACCATTGCTTGTTCGGCTTTGATGAGAGCTTTTAATAAAGGAGGCCAACCGTCCAAGGTTCTTATTTTGGCAGAAATTATGAGGGAAAAGGAGATCCCTTTTGGTGATgccattttctttgaaatggTATCTGCTTGTAGTAT GTTACGGGATTGGAGGACAGCAATGGACCTGATTAAGTTCATGGAGCCATCATTTGCTGTAGTTTCCGCTGGACTTGTGAATCAGCTTCTGTATTTTCTTGGGAAAAGTGGGAAGACAGAGACTATGTTGAAG TTGTTCTACAAGATAGTGTCTTCCGGTGCTGATGTCAATTTCAATACATATTCCATTTTGTTGAAGAATCTTTTGTCTGCTGGGAATTGGAGAAAATATATTGAG GTATTGCAGTGGATGGTGGATGCAGGAATTCAACCTTCGAATGAAATGTATTGCGATATATCCTACTTTTCTCAAAGAAGTGTTGGGGTGGAAAATGCAGCTACCATTCGAGAAAGACTAG AATCCTTGAGAGGAAAAGTTCAGAATCACATTTCGGTGAGCAGATGA
- the LOC121268400 gene encoding pentatricopeptide repeat-containing protein At2g41720 isoform X1, producing the protein MATTPNPTLLKLSHSPKTTRFKTVIICKKPKNESAFKEKKQVSVDYDKGQHEVSIRVSGLRKSDIPRRYRLRVEGDRFQKDWTVSEVVDKILKLEHGDDVDSLLNQWVGRFARKNFPLLIREITRTGSIQHSIHLFRWMKNQKNYCARNDIYNMMIRLHARHNWTDQARGLFFEMQEWRCKPDAETYNALINAHGRAAQWRWAMHIMEDMLRAAIPPSRSTYNNLINACGSSGNWREALKICKKMTDNGVGPDLVTHNIVLSAYKSGAQYSKALSYFELMKGTNIRPDTTTLNIVIHCLIKLGEYAKAIDMFNSMREKRAECHPDIVTFTSIIHMYSVCGQIENCKAVFNTMLAEGQKPNIVSYNALIAAYASHGMSKEAFAVFNEIKQSGFCPDIVSYTSLLNAYGRSQQPKKAREVFDMIKRNNRKPNLVTYNALIDAYGSNSLLAEAVEVLREMEQDGIQPNVVSICTLLAACGRCGRKVKIDAVLSAAAQRGIKLNKVAYNAAIGSYLNVGEYDKALTLYRSMRKKKVTPDCVTYTVLISGCCKMSKYTEAIYFLDEMMDLNIPLSKEVYSSVICAYSKQGQLKEAEHMFNLMKMAGCPPDVCTYTSMVHAYTAAENWEKACALYEEMETNNILPDTIACSALMRAFNKGGQPSKVLILAEIMREKEIPFGDAIFFEMVSACSMLRDWRTAMDLIKFMEPSFAVVSAGLVNQLLYFLGKSGKTETMLKLFYKIVSSGADVNFNTYSILLKNLLSAGNWRKYIEVLQWMVDAGIQPSNEMYCDISYFSQRSVGVENAATIRERLESLRGKVQNHISVSR; encoded by the exons ATGGCCACGACGCCCAACCCGACCCTCCTCAAACTCTCCCACTCGCCCAAGACAACTCGCTTCAAAACCGTAATCATCTGCAAGAAGCCCAAGAACGAGTCCGCATTCAAAGAGAAGAAGCAAGTATCCGTGGACTACGACAAGGGCCAGCACGAGGTCTCCATCCGTGTCAGCGGCCTCCGGAAGTCTGATATACCGAGGCGGTACCGGCTACGTGTTGAGGGCGACCGGTTCCAGAAGGACTGGACGGTCTCCGAGGTGGTTGATAAAATCTTGAAGCTCGAACACGGGGACGATGTTGACAGCTTGTTGAACCAGTGGGTCGGCCGGTTcgcgaggaagaatttcccgctTCTTATTAGG GAGATAACACGGACGGGTTCTATTCAACATAGCATTCACCTTTTCCGGTGGatgaaaaaccaaaagaatTACTGTGCTCggaatgatatttacaatatgaTGATCAGATTACATGCTAGGCATAATTGGACAGATCAGGCTCGTGGTTTGTTTTTTGAGATGCAAGAGTGGAG gTGCAAGCCTGATGCTGAGACTTACAATGCTCTTATCAATGCACATGGTCGAGCAGCCCAATGGCGTTGGGCCATGCATATCATGGAAGACATGCTCCGTGCTGCT ATCCCTCCTAGTCGGTCAACATATAACAATTTGATCAATGCTTGTGGATCTAGTGGAAATTGGAGAGAAGCTTTGAAGATTTGCAAGAAAATGACAGATAATGGAGTAGGGCCTGATCTTGTGACTCACAATATAGTTTTATCAGCATACAAAAGTGGGGCTCAGTATTCGAAAGCTTTGTCCTATTTTGAGCTAATGAAGGGGACAAACATTCGCCCTGACACAACTACCCTTAACATCGTGATACATTGCCTTATAAAGCTTGGAGAATATGCAAAAGCCATTGATATGTTTAATTCCATGAGGGAGAAGAGAGCAGAATGTCATCCTGATATCGTAACATTCACTAGCATCATTCATATGTATTCTGTATGTGGGCAAATTGAAAATTGCAAGGCCGTGTTCAATACAATGCTTGCAGAAGGCCAAAAACCTAACATTGTCTCTTATAATGCACTGATAGCTGCATATGCTTCACATGGGATGAGTAAAGAGGCATTTGCAGTTTTTAATGAGATAAAGCAGAGTGGTTTCTGCCCAGATATTGTATCTTATACATCTTTACTCAATGCTTATGGAAGATCACAGCAACCTAAAAAGGCCAGGGAAGTATTTGACATGATTAAAAGGAACAACCGGAAACCGAATCTTGTTACCTACAATGCACTGATTGATGCATATGGATCTAATAGTTTGTTAGCTGAAGCAGTTGAAGTCTTACGAGAAATGGAGCAAGATGGGATCCAGCCAAATGTTGTCTCGATATGCACACTGTTAGCTGCCTGTGGACGATGTGGTCGAAAGGTGAAGATTGATGCCGTGCTCTCGGCCGCTGCTCAAAGAGGCATCAAGTTGAACAAAGTTGCATATAATGCAGCTATTGGGAGTTATTTGAATGTGGGGGAATATGATAAAGCTTTAACTTTATATAGATctatgaggaagaagaaagttaCACCAGATTGTGTTACTTACACTGTGTTGATAAGTGGTTGTTGTAAGATGTCAAAATATACTGAGGCgatttattttcttgatgaaATGATGGATTTGAACATTCCTTTGTCCAAAGAGGTCTACTCATCTGTGATCTGTGCCTACAGCAAACAG GGTCAACTCAAAGAAGCAGAACATATGTTCAACTTGATGAAGATGGCTGGTTGTCCTCCTGATGTATGTACATATACTTCAATGGTACATGCATATACTGCTGCAG AGAATTGGGAAAAAGCTTGCGCACTATatgaagaaatggaaacaaatAATATCCTACCTGATACCATTGCTTGTTCGGCTTTGATGAGAGCTTTTAATAAAGGAGGCCAACCGTCCAAGGTTCTTATTTTGGCAGAAATTATGAGGGAAAAGGAGATCCCTTTTGGTGATgccattttctttgaaatggTATCTGCTTGTAGTAT GTTACGGGATTGGAGGACAGCAATGGACCTGATTAAGTTCATGGAGCCATCATTTGCTGTAGTTTCCGCTGGACTTGTGAATCAGCTTCTGTATTTTCTTGGGAAAAGTGGGAAGACAGAGACTATGTTGAAG TTGTTCTACAAGATAGTGTCTTCCGGTGCTGATGTCAATTTCAATACATATTCCATTTTGTTGAAGAATCTTTTGTCTGCTGGGAATTGGAGAAAATATATTGAG GTATTGCAGTGGATGGTGGATGCAGGAATTCAACCTTCGAATGAAATGTATTGCGATATATCCTACTTTTCTCAAAGAAGTGTTGGGGTGGAAAATGCAGCTACCATTCGAGAAAGACTAG AATCCTTGAGAGGAAAAGTTCAGAATCACATTTCGGTGAGCAGATGA